A genome region from Hymenobacter tibetensis includes the following:
- a CDS encoding transketolase family protein — protein MKDFPYTESKDTRSGFGAGLQELGKTNPNVVALCADLVGSLKMDAFIKDNPERFFQVGIAEANMMGLAAGLTIGGKIPFTGTFANFSTGRVYDQIRQSIAYSNKNVKICASHAGLTLGEDGATHQILEDVGMMKMLPHMTVINPCDYNQTKAATLAIADYEGPVYLRFGRPVVPNFTPADQEFEIGKGVLLNEGTDVSIFATGHLVWKAILAGKLLADKGINAEIINIHTIKPLDAQLILESARKTRCVVTAEEHQMNGGLGDSIAQLLSREEPLPLEMVAVNDSFGESGTPDQLMEKYQLNEAAIVRAVEKVMARRK, from the coding sequence ATGAAAGACTTCCCTTACACCGAATCGAAAGACACCCGCAGCGGCTTTGGCGCGGGCTTGCAAGAGTTGGGTAAAACCAACCCCAACGTAGTAGCCCTGTGCGCCGACTTAGTTGGCTCGCTGAAAATGGACGCCTTTATCAAAGACAACCCGGAGCGTTTTTTCCAGGTGGGCATTGCCGAAGCCAACATGATGGGGCTGGCTGCGGGCCTTACCATTGGTGGCAAGATTCCGTTTACGGGCACGTTTGCCAACTTCAGCACAGGCCGCGTCTACGACCAGATTCGGCAGAGCATTGCGTATTCCAACAAGAACGTGAAGATCTGCGCTTCCCACGCGGGCCTCACTTTGGGCGAAGACGGCGCTACGCACCAGATTCTGGAAGATGTGGGCATGATGAAAATGCTGCCCCACATGACCGTCATCAACCCCTGCGACTACAACCAGACCAAAGCCGCCACCTTGGCCATTGCCGACTACGAAGGCCCGGTATATCTACGTTTCGGCCGGCCTGTGGTTCCCAACTTCACCCCCGCCGACCAGGAGTTTGAAATCGGTAAGGGCGTGCTGCTAAACGAAGGCACCGATGTCAGTATTTTCGCCACGGGCCACTTAGTATGGAAGGCAATTCTGGCCGGCAAGCTTCTCGCTGATAAGGGCATCAACGCTGAAATCATCAACATCCACACCATCAAACCGCTGGATGCACAACTGATTCTGGAGTCGGCCCGCAAGACTCGTTGCGTGGTAACGGCTGAAGAGCACCAGATGAACGGCGGCCTCGGCGACTCTATCGCTCAACTACTATCCCGCGAGGAGCCCCTCCCCCTGGAAATGGTAGCCGTGAACGACTCGTTCGGAGAGAGCGGTACGCCAGACCAACTGATGGAAAAGTATCAGCTCAACGAGGCTGCTATTGTACGGGCCGTTGAAAAGGTAATGGCGCGTCGGAAGTAA